The sequence GCCGTTTCCCTGCAATACCTCTTCCCGAAGCGTGCGCTCACCGAACTTGGAGGCTGGGTGGCCAACGGCCGCTGGGGCGCCATCACGCAGTGGATCATCCGCCGCTTCATTCGCAAGTACGGCGTGAACATGGCCGAAGCCGCGAACCCGGACCCCACCGCCTACGGCAATTTCAACGAGTTCTTCACGCGTGCCTTGAAGCCTGGCGCGCGCCCGCTGGCCGACGCCGCCTTTGTGTGCCCGGTGGACGGCGCGATCAGCCAGTTCGGCGTGATCGCACGCGACCAGATCTACCAGGCCAAGGGCCATACCTACAGCACACGTGCGCTGGTCGGTGGCGACGCCGAGCTGGCGGGCCTGTTCGACCATGGCGCGTTCGCCACCATCTACCTCAGCCCCAAGGACTACCACCGCATCCACATGCCGGCCGGTGGCCGCCTGCGCCAGATGATCCATGTGCCGGGCGACCTTTTCTCGGTGAACCCGGCCACGGCGCAGGGCGTGCCCGGCCTGTTCGCGCGCAACGAGCGCGTGGTGTGTGTGTTTGACCTGCAGGTGGGTGAGACCACCGTGCCGTTTGTGCAGGTGCTGGTGGGCGCCACCATCGTGGGCAGCATGGCCACCACCTGGCACGGTGTGGTGAACCCGCCGCGCCCGGGTCAGGTGCGCACCTGGAACTACGACGACGCGCCGGTGGACTTTGCGCGCGGCGACGAGATGGGCCGCTTCCTGCTCGGCTCCACCGTGGTGCTGCTCTGGCCGCGCGACACCGTCAGCTTCAACCCCGACTGGGCGCCCGGCAACACCGTGCGCCTGGGCGAAGCCATGGCCAACGCCCTCTGAATTTCTTTCTTCCTGGAGCCCCCACATGACCACGCTCGGCACCCCGCTGTCCCCTTCGGCCACCAAGGTCATGCTGCTCGGCTCGGGCGAACTCGGCAAGGAGGTGCTGATCGCGCTGCAGCGCCTGGGGGTGGAAACCATCGCGGTGGACCGCTACGAGAACGCACCCGGTCAGCAGGTGGCGCACCACGCGCGCACCATCACCATGAGCGATCCGTCGCAACTCAAGTCGCTGATCGAGGCCGAACGCCCGCACCTGGTGGTGCCCGAGATCGAAGCCATTGCAACGCCCATGCTGCAGGAGCTGGAAGCCGCCGGTGTGGTGCGTGTGATTCCCACGGCGCGCGCCGCGCGCCTGACCATGGACCGCGAGGGCATTCGCCGCCTGGCGGCCGAGACGCTGGGCCTGCCTACCAGCCCCTACCAATTTTGCGATTCGCTGGAAGAACTGCAGGCCGCGATTGATGGTGGTATTGGTTATCCCTGCATCGTCAAGCCGGTGATGAGCAGCAGCGGCAAGGGCCAGAGCAAGATCGATGGCCCGGCCGACGTGCAAAAGGCCTGGGACCACGCCATGTCGGGTGGCCGCGTGGGCCCGGGCCGCATCATCGTGGAAGGTTTCATCGACTTCGACTACGAAATCACCCAGCTCACCGTGCGAGCGCTCGGTGCCGACGGGCAGATCGAAACCCATTTCTGCGACCCCATCGGCCATGTGCAGGTGAGCGGTGACTACGTGGAGAGCTGGCAGCCGCATCCCATGACGCCGGCGGCGCTGGCCGAGTCGCGCCGCGTGGCCCAGGCCGTGACCGACGACCTCGGTGGTCAGGGGCTCTATGGCGTGGAGCTGTTCGTCAAAGGCGACCAGGTCTGGTTCAGCGAGGTGAGCCCGCGCCCGCACGACACCGGCATGGTGACCATGATCACGCAGTGGCAGAACGAGTTTGAACTGCACGCGCGCGCCATCCTGGGCCTGCCCGTGAGCACCGCGCTCAAGAGCCCGGGCGCCAGCGCCGTGATCTACGGCGGCATGGACGCCACCGGCATCGCCTTCGACGGTATGGACGACGCCCTGCGTGTGCCGCAGACCGAAGTGCGCCTGTTCGGCAAACCCGAGAGTTTCACCAAGCGCCGCATGGGCGTGGCGCTGGCGTTCGACGCCGACGTGGAAACGGCGCGCACGCGCGCCAAGCAGGCCGCTGCGCTGGTGAAGCCGCGCGCCGCCTGACGCGTGTTCAGTGCAGGGCGCTGGCCGCTGTGCGGACGATGTCCTGCTCCACCTCACCGCCGTTGAGCGACACCGTGCGCTGGGCCCAGTGGCCGGCGCTGGCCTGCTGGGTCACCAGCACCACCGTGATCAGGTGCTCCGTGTTGAGCGTGCGCAGCAGACCGCCGATGTGCGGGCACAAGGGTTGGTCCGAGGGCCGGCTGGCGCTGTCCACCAGCAACACGCTGGGGTTGCACACCAGGGCACGCGCAATGGCGGCCTTGCCATGCTGCGTCCTGTCCAGCTCGTCGGGCATCTTGTGGCCTTGGTCTTCCAGACCCACCAAGGCCAGCGCGCGCATGGCGGCCGAGTGGCAACGCTCGGCCGACAGGCCACGGTACATCAAGGGCAGGGCCACGTTGCCTTGCAAGGATGTGCTGCGCAGCAAATGGAACTCTTGTGGCACGAAACCGAAAAAGCGCCGCCGCAGCCACAGGCGCTGCTCGGTCGACAGGGACTGTTCCGGCACGCCTTGAAAGCGGTAGCCGCCGCTGGTGGGTGCTTCCAGCAGGCCCAGCATCTTCATCAAGGCCGATTTGCCCGATCCGCTGGGCCCGACGATGGCGGCGAACTCGCCCCGGTGGATGTCCAGATCGACCGAGCGCAAGGCTTCGCGGGGGCTGCTGCCCTTGTCGTAGAGCTTGCCCGCGCCCGTCAGGCGCATCAGCGGCAGTGACGCCGTTGGCCGGGTTGCGGGTGGTTGCTTCATGTCCGAGATATTGAAGTCAAGGTTCATGGGGCGCAGCTTACGCAGTGCCTTCGGTTCACTCCGTTCGGAGCCGTACGCATGCGCGTAAATTTTTTTTCGGGTCGGGTGCATCCAGATGCCGTTCTGGGGCGTAGTGGTAGCAGTGGCGTTGAATTTGCGCCGCTGCCCACAAACCACTTCCGAGGAGTTTTCCCCATGATGATCAAGTCCACCCTGGCCGCCGCTGCCGCCCTTGCCCTGACCGCCTGCGCCACCGGCCCCGCGCCCATGATGTATTCGCAAGCCATGCTGCCCGCCTCGGTGCAGGTGCCCATGGGCCACAAAGTGGTCATGGAAACCGTGGGCGCTGGCGACATCACCTACGAATGCCGCGCCAAGGCCAACATGGCCGGCCAGTTCGAATGGGTCTTCGTCGGTCCCGATGCCAAGCTGATGGACCGCGCCGGCAAACAAGTGGGCACCTACTATGGCCCCCCCGCCACCTGGCAGAGCAACGACGGCTCCAAGTTCACCGGCACGCAAGTGGCCGTGGCCCCGGCCGGCGCCGGTGCCATCCCGCTGCAGCTGGTGAAAGCCAACCCCGCCATGGGCATGGGCGCCATGACCGGTGTGACCTATGTGCAGCGCGTGGCCACCGTGGGTGGTGTTGCGCCGGCCATGGCCTGTGGTGCCACCAACATGGGCAGCAAGCAGATCGTGAAGTACCAGGCCGACTACATCTTCTACAAGGCCGTCTGATGATCGCTGGCCGGCGTCGTGTGGCGCCGGCCAGCCGGTCGAGGCAGACCCTCGGGTACCATCGTCGGCAACCCTGCCGGGTATCTCTTCAACGAGGTGCCCGGCGTCCGATCGATCCGCTGGTCCGACCGACGCCCGTGCCCTCCCACGATCCCACGCCTTTCGATCACAACGCCGCGCTGGCCGCTTGCGCGCGCGGCGACCAGGGCGCCCTGCGGCGACTCTACGAACGCGAACACCGCTTCTTGATGGGCGTGGCCCTGCGCATCGTGCGCGACCGCGCCGCCGCCGAAGACGTGTTGCACGACGCCTTCATGGC is a genomic window of Hydrogenophaga sp. RAC07 containing:
- a CDS encoding ABC transporter ATP-binding protein, with protein sequence MNLDFNISDMKQPPATRPTASLPLMRLTGAGKLYDKGSSPREALRSVDLDIHRGEFAAIVGPSGSGKSALMKMLGLLEAPTSGGYRFQGVPEQSLSTEQRLWLRRRFFGFVPQEFHLLRSTSLQGNVALPLMYRGLSAERCHSAAMRALALVGLEDQGHKMPDELDRTQHGKAAIARALVCNPSVLLVDSASRPSDQPLCPHIGGLLRTLNTEHLITVVLVTQQASAGHWAQRTVSLNGGEVEQDIVRTAASALH
- the purT gene encoding formate-dependent phosphoribosylglycinamide formyltransferase gives rise to the protein MTTLGTPLSPSATKVMLLGSGELGKEVLIALQRLGVETIAVDRYENAPGQQVAHHARTITMSDPSQLKSLIEAERPHLVVPEIEAIATPMLQELEAAGVVRVIPTARAARLTMDREGIRRLAAETLGLPTSPYQFCDSLEELQAAIDGGIGYPCIVKPVMSSSGKGQSKIDGPADVQKAWDHAMSGGRVGPGRIIVEGFIDFDYEITQLTVRALGADGQIETHFCDPIGHVQVSGDYVESWQPHPMTPAALAESRRVAQAVTDDLGGQGLYGVELFVKGDQVWFSEVSPRPHDTGMVTMITQWQNEFELHARAILGLPVSTALKSPGASAVIYGGMDATGIAFDGMDDALRVPQTEVRLFGKPESFTKRRMGVALAFDADVETARTRAKQAAALVKPRAA
- the asd gene encoding archaetidylserine decarboxylase (Phosphatidylserine decarboxylase is synthesized as a single chain precursor. Generation of the pyruvoyl active site from a Ser is coupled to cleavage of a Gly-Ser bond between the larger (beta) and smaller (alpha chains). It is an integral membrane protein.), coding for MSLAVSLQYLFPKRALTELGGWVANGRWGAITQWIIRRFIRKYGVNMAEAANPDPTAYGNFNEFFTRALKPGARPLADAAFVCPVDGAISQFGVIARDQIYQAKGHTYSTRALVGGDAELAGLFDHGAFATIYLSPKDYHRIHMPAGGRLRQMIHVPGDLFSVNPATAQGVPGLFARNERVVCVFDLQVGETTVPFVQVLVGATIVGSMATTWHGVVNPPRPGQVRTWNYDDAPVDFARGDEMGRFLLGSTVVLLWPRDTVSFNPDWAPGNTVRLGEAMANAL
- a CDS encoding DUF3455 domain-containing protein → MMIKSTLAAAAALALTACATGPAPMMYSQAMLPASVQVPMGHKVVMETVGAGDITYECRAKANMAGQFEWVFVGPDAKLMDRAGKQVGTYYGPPATWQSNDGSKFTGTQVAVAPAGAGAIPLQLVKANPAMGMGAMTGVTYVQRVATVGGVAPAMACGATNMGSKQIVKYQADYIFYKAV